A region of Thermococcus barossii DNA encodes the following proteins:
- a CDS encoding metal ABC transporter ATP-binding protein yields MAAITAENLTITYEGVPAVEGVTFEVERGETLLLLGPNGAGKTTLLKTIACFHREYRGELKVFDMPPCEARELIGYVPQSHSLNERVPVTALEVVAMGGIYKRGFSHFKIPKHVLEKAEDALNFVGLSNVQGKLFRELSGGQKQRVLLARALISDPKLLLLDEPLSALDPSARAEVSNVLGKIKRERGITMVITTHDVNPLLEIGDKVMLINRRLIAFGKPEEVLRDSVIKSVYGPLARVIPVEDRLFCITGDVHLHGHGGGGR; encoded by the coding sequence ATGGCAGCGATAACCGCCGAGAACCTCACCATAACGTACGAGGGAGTACCCGCGGTGGAGGGGGTCACGTTCGAGGTGGAGAGGGGGGAGACTCTGCTCCTCCTCGGCCCCAACGGTGCCGGAAAAACGACCCTCCTCAAGACGATAGCCTGCTTTCACCGGGAATACCGCGGAGAGCTTAAGGTTTTTGATATGCCCCCCTGTGAGGCGAGGGAGCTCATAGGATACGTGCCCCAGAGCCATAGCCTCAACGAACGCGTTCCCGTCACGGCCCTTGAAGTCGTCGCCATGGGCGGGATATACAAGAGAGGTTTTTCCCATTTCAAAATACCCAAACACGTCCTCGAAAAGGCTGAAGACGCCCTAAACTTCGTGGGGCTTTCGAACGTCCAGGGAAAGCTTTTCCGGGAGCTGAGCGGGGGGCAGAAACAGCGCGTCCTTCTCGCCCGTGCCCTGATAAGCGACCCGAAGCTCCTCCTGCTTGATGAGCCCCTGTCTGCCCTCGACCCGAGCGCAAGGGCAGAGGTCTCGAACGTTCTCGGAAAGATAAAACGCGAGCGCGGGATAACGATGGTGATAACGACCCACGACGTGAACCCCCTCCTGGAGATTGGAGACAAGGTAATGCTGATCAACAGGCGCCTCATAGCCTTCGGAAAGCCGGAGGAGGTGCTGAGGGACAGCGTCATCAAGTCCGTATACGGCCCGCTGGCGAGGGTCATACCCGTGGAAGATAGGCTCTTCTGCATAACCGGCGACGTCCACCTGCACGGGCACGGGGGTGGGGGTAGATGA
- the eif1A gene encoding translation initiation factor eIF-1A, with the protein MVYHRGGKGGKKKNREVQGDEVIRVPLPKNGQLFGVIEQALGSGWMDVRCEDGKIRRCRIPGKLKRRMWMRVGDVVIVQPWPVQTDERGDIVYRYTRTQVDWLLRKGKISQDFLTGGDMLF; encoded by the coding sequence ATGGTGTACCACAGGGGTGGAAAAGGTGGAAAGAAAAAGAACCGTGAGGTTCAGGGTGATGAGGTCATCAGGGTCCCCCTACCGAAGAACGGACAGCTCTTCGGGGTGATAGAACAGGCCCTTGGCTCGGGATGGATGGACGTCCGCTGCGAGGATGGAAAAATCAGAAGGTGCAGAATCCCTGGCAAGCTGAAGAGACGCATGTGGATGCGCGTCGGCGACGTCGTCATAGTCCAGCCCTGGCCGGTTCAGACCGACGAGAGGGGCGACATAGTGTACCGCTACACCAGAACCCAGGTTGACTGGCTCCTCAGGAAGGGCAAGATAAGCCAGGACTTCCTTACCGGCGGAGATATGCTCTTCTGA
- a CDS encoding KH domain-containing protein encodes MDEFERLLKKYERLDKDGRPLVERHEEEITYAAEGEQEEFVRIPKDRVAVVIGKKGQTKKEIERRTKTKIEIDSETGEVFITATKETDDPLAVWKARDVVMAIGRGFSPERAFRLFNEGEVLEVVNLTDVVIGNDKNALPRVRGRIIGRKGRTREIIEEMSGADVSVYGKTVAIIGNPIQVEVAKTAIEKLAKGSPHGVVYKYLERRKKDLELESMSYYEALGEEVEKNEEE; translated from the coding sequence ATGGACGAGTTCGAGAGGCTCCTTAAGAAGTACGAACGCCTTGACAAGGACGGCCGGCCGCTGGTGGAGAGACACGAGGAGGAGATAACCTACGCGGCCGAGGGTGAGCAGGAGGAGTTCGTGAGGATTCCGAAGGACAGGGTGGCGGTCGTCATAGGGAAGAAGGGGCAGACGAAGAAGGAGATAGAGCGGAGAACCAAGACTAAGATAGAGATAGACAGCGAAACGGGCGAGGTCTTCATCACCGCCACGAAGGAGACCGACGATCCCTTGGCAGTGTGGAAAGCGAGGGACGTCGTGATGGCCATCGGGAGGGGCTTCTCCCCGGAGAGGGCCTTCAGGCTCTTCAACGAGGGTGAGGTTCTTGAGGTCGTTAACCTCACCGATGTAGTTATCGGCAACGATAAGAACGCCCTTCCACGCGTTAGGGGAAGGATAATCGGCAGGAAGGGCAGAACCAGGGAGATAATAGAGGAGATGAGCGGGGCGGATGTGAGCGTTTACGGCAAGACCGTTGCGATAATCGGCAACCCTATTCAGGTTGAGGTTGCCAAGACTGCCATAGAGAAGCTCGCCAAGGGCTCCCCCCACGGTGTGGTCTACAAGTACCTGGAACGCAGGAAGAAGGACCTCGAACTGGAGAGCATGAGCTATTACGAGGCCCTTGGCGAAGAGGTTGAGAAGAACGAGGAGGAATGA
- a CDS encoding serine protein kinase RIO, whose amino-acid sequence MREEFIERAIEDMLGLRERREKDSELYKIANEVFDRTTKETLAYLHRRGKIDTLYGVISTGKEANVFAGVDAEGKRIAVKIYRTYTTEFRRIWEYLAADPRIGYLPKDMRKLVFVWTRREFKNLQRAIKYAVRVPEPIIFRNNVLVMEFVGDELPAPRLKDMERELELRDFEDLYDFTIGVIERLWKRGDMVHGDLSEYNILLHKGPVVIDWSQATVRRNRMSLELLKRDLRNVINYFGRKGVDVDDFDDKFRELVGL is encoded by the coding sequence ATGCGCGAGGAGTTCATCGAGAGGGCCATCGAGGACATGCTCGGCCTCAGGGAGAGGCGTGAAAAGGACAGCGAACTCTACAAGATAGCCAACGAGGTCTTTGACAGGACGACGAAGGAAACCCTCGCCTACCTGCACAGGAGGGGCAAAATAGACACTCTCTACGGTGTGATAAGTACGGGAAAGGAGGCCAATGTCTTTGCCGGGGTGGACGCCGAGGGAAAGAGGATAGCCGTCAAGATATACCGCACCTATACAACCGAGTTCAGGCGCATATGGGAGTATCTGGCTGCGGACCCGAGAATCGGATACCTGCCCAAGGATATGCGCAAGCTCGTCTTCGTGTGGACAAGGAGGGAGTTCAAGAACCTCCAGCGGGCGATTAAGTACGCTGTTCGTGTTCCCGAGCCGATAATCTTCCGCAACAACGTCCTGGTGATGGAGTTCGTTGGCGACGAACTTCCCGCCCCCAGGCTCAAGGATATGGAGCGCGAGCTTGAGCTCAGAGATTTCGAGGATCTCTACGACTTCACCATAGGGGTCATCGAGAGGCTCTGGAAGCGCGGCGACATGGTGCACGGGGATTTGAGCGAGTACAACATCCTGCTCCACAAGGGGCCGGTGGTCATAGACTGGTCCCAGGCGACGGTGAGGAGGAATCGCATGAGCCTGGAGCTCCTAAAGCGCGACCTGCGTAACGTCATCAATTACTTCGGTAGAAAGGGTGTGGATGTTGATGATTTCGACGATAAGTTCCGTGAGCTGGTTGGTCTTTAG